The stretch of DNA TCACCTCACCGACTTTCACGCCGGCGATTTGCGTCGTGTCACCGACGGCGAGGCCACTGGCGTCAGCGAACTCGGCATGGTAGGTGGTAGCCCCGCTGATACCGGGGATGGACTTGAAGTTGAGCGCAAGGAACAGGACCCCGATCAGGACCGCTGTTCCGATCAGGCCCATGCGGAACGCATCCCGCTCGAGGAAGGATTTCTGAGCCATCACTGGCACCTTTCTGCGGGGGCCTTGAACATCGGTGTGACGCCGCCGGGACCGGGCCCGGACGCGTACTTGATCGCGAGACCGCAGACGAAGAAGTTCACGAAACTGCCGTAGCCCGCGACGCGGCTGATGAGGCGGTAGTTCTCGGGAAGCGTGGAGAGCACCATGTTCAGGGTGTCGGTGTTGGCGTTGAGGTTGCCCGCGAGATCACCCAATGCGACGACGTCCTGCGCGATCGCCGGCCGGTTCTGGTCGAGCACACTCGAGAGACTGTCGGTGACGCGGTCGATGTTCACCAGGGAGTTGGTGATCAGATCACGATCGCCGTCTAGGCCCGCGACCAGCCGCTGAAGCTGATCGATGAGCGTCGAGAACTGGTCACCGCGATCGTTCACGGTCCCGACGACTGTGTTGAAGTTGCTCACCACCTGGCCGATCGCCTGATCCCGGTCGGCCAGCGTGTTGCTCAGGGACCCGATCTGACTCACCAGACGCCCGATGCTTGCTTCCTGGCCGTTGAGTACCTCGATCAGGGAAGCGGACAGTTGATTGGTCTGGTCCGGGTCGAGCCCCTGCAGGAGAGGCCGGAACCCGTTGACCACCTGGTCGAGGTCGAGTGCCGGGGTGGTCTGCTGGAGTGGAATCGGGCCGTCGAGTGCACCGATGGCACCCGGTCCGTTCGACAACTCCACGTAACGGTCACCGATCAGGTTCTTGTACTTGATCCGCGCCGTGGTCCCCTCCGTCAGCGGGCGCTCGGTGGACAGGGAGAACGACACCACCGCGGTGCCGTCCGCGGCCAACTCCACCCCTTTCACCTTGCCCATCGGGACACCACCGACCTTGACGTCCTCGCCGTTGCCCAGGCCGGACGCGTTCGCGAAGACGGCCTGATACGTGTTGGTGCTACCGAAGCGCATGTTCCCCACCACCGTCGCCACACCGAATCCCGTCAACGAGGTGACCAGGACGAAGATCAGCAACTTGATTCCGGGTGCCTTCGTCATCAGCGCCCACCCCCGAACATGAACTGTGCGAACGGGTTACCGATCAGGTCGTCGACACCGCGCGCGGGCTGGTATACCTTGCTGCCGTCGTCGAAATCGGTGTGCCCGGGTGCCTGCGCGGGGTCGTAGCACCGGGGTGCGCCGTCCGCACCGTTCTTCGGCGCGTTCTCCGGGTACGTGTACGGCGGATCGCCCATCAACAGGGTGCCGAGGATGTTCAACCCGGCCTGGTCACTACCGCCGACGGTGCGCTCGAGATATTTGTTGGTCTGGTCCATGCTCGCGAGGAAGCACGGATACATCGGTGCATTCTGCGCGAGCAGTGCCGTCGTCGGTTCCAGCGCATCCAACGACTTCTCCAACGGGTCGCCGGAGGCCTCGAAGAAACTCCGTCCGCTGTTGCCGAAACCGCTGAAACTGAGCAGGAAAGCGCTCAACTGCTGCTCCCGATCGGTCACCGTGTCACCGGTCGTGCTGACATGGTCGACGGTCCGAAGGAGGTCCGGAGCGGCGTCGGCGAGGACGTCGGAGACCTCCGCGCCCTTGACCAAATCGCGCTGCAATGTGGGAAGGCTGCCGTTGAACTCCGACAGGTAGGTGTCGAGCTCGACCATCATGTCGCCGAGTTGGTCGCCGCGGCCCTGCAGCGACGTGGACAACGCACTCAACGTCGCGTTGACCTTCTGCGGTTCCACGGTGCGCAGTACCGTCACCAGCGAGTCGAGGAGGTCGTTCACCTCGGTGGCCACGCCGGTGCCCCGAACCACCGAGCCCGCCGACAC from Rhodococcus opacus B4 encodes:
- a CDS encoding MCE family protein is translated as MTKAPGIKLLIFVLVTSLTGFGVATVVGNMRFGSTNTYQAVFANASGLGNGEDVKVGGVPMGKVKGVELAADGTAVVSFSLSTERPLTEGTTARIKYKNLIGDRYVELSNGPGAIGALDGPIPLQQTTPALDLDQVVNGFRPLLQGLDPDQTNQLSASLIEVLNGQEASIGRLVSQIGSLSNTLADRDQAIGQVVSNFNTVVGTVNDRGDQFSTLIDQLQRLVAGLDGDRDLITNSLVNIDRVTDSLSSVLDQNRPAIAQDVVALGDLAGNLNANTDTLNMVLSTLPENYRLISRVAGYGSFVNFFVCGLAIKYASGPGPGGVTPMFKAPAERCQ
- a CDS encoding MCE family protein, which translates into the protein MGGHIEERSRLAYVLLGVCLLTLFAIATAVSVGVYRGSFASTVPVTLYSARSGLMLEPGSDIKMRDVVVGRVSKVQLVDDQAQITMDIDESRTSAIPENITAVIDPTTLFGRKFVTLVQPEHPSATTVSAGSVVRGTGVATEVNDLLDSLVTVLRTVEPQKVNATLSALSTSLQGRGDQLGDMMVELDTYLSEFNGSLPTLQRDLVKGAEVSDVLADAAPDLLRTVDHVSTTGDTVTDREQQLSAFLLSFSGFGNSGRSFFEASGDPLEKSLDALEPTTALLAQNAPMYPCFLASMDQTNKYLERTVGGSDQAGLNILGTLLMGDPPYTYPENAPKNGADGAPRCYDPAQAPGHTDFDDGSKVYQPARGVDDLIGNPFAQFMFGGGR